One Procambarus clarkii isolate CNS0578487 chromosome 47, FALCON_Pclarkii_2.0, whole genome shotgun sequence genomic window, CAACAATCCAATATTAATTAACACCTGTATTAGAATGacctcaccatttaaccataatttatttaggtggtaatgatatCCATCCTACTCATCAAGCAGCTGAAATAATTAACCACTAAAAAACTATTATCAGTTCCTTTAAATGTGGtattcacattggtggaacctcgccaactaagaAATGATAACCGTTGGGGAGTGAATCCCGAATATTATCAGCGTTCTGCTAAATACATAAACTTTTGGCTGAGGGAAAGAGCGAGATTGGAAGCCACTTACATTtattttacagccagaccatatcaACAGGGCTTGGCCTCAGACGGTGTACATCTGTCAGGAGAGTTCAGGACCAATGTGGTCAATAAATTAGTCAATACTATTAATCATCACAAACGCTTGTGGCTATCAAGTCAAACTTAGTGTATATACTCAttatttttcacttgtatttataagtacatacattatatataaaaaaatcccAAAAATAGCACTATATATCCATATATCTGCACCATTGTACATATGTCAACCTCTGATGAGATTGAATATTTTTAGACTGTAATTGTCCTAAGGTGTGTACAAACGCAGCCTAAACTATTTAGTCATTCCTAAGTAGGAATTATTTAGCGAGTACTGTACTAGACAGTGctggtgtacatacatacatattatacaaatttgtgctgaccctaattaGGGTAGGATCTACAAACCATTTACTGTGTATTTATCATTCTATTTCATGTATTTTTTGAGTGCTACTGAATATTCACTATCCCATCGAATGGTGATAATTGATGAGCTAACTGGCCGAAATCCCAATAGTCACATTCAAGTACTACTCAGATATTAGCTAtccattgttaggtaggtaaattaacctctgaaTGAGGTAGTGTAGTCTATTCAAATACATTAGGCTATTATATTAATATTGAGCTCCATTAAATGAGCCAATATCCCAGTTACatcagtaacaactatttactaTCAGACCAGCCCTTACCCAGAAAGATGGAAGCGGCTGACAGAATGAAAAAGACCCTTACAGGCCTGAAAGGTCacttgacccgacagattaccaagtgtcaaaatctgtctcaacagtcacctgttgactacattGAACTTGAGAACTTCCTTCAAGTTGCCGAAAGTAAATTCGAGCAAACtaagcaacatatgaatctgtacTTGTCAGAACTTTACAAAACCTCAATAGGTGAAAGTGAACTTGATGACATTGTAAATAATTTAAACCAGTATGAAGATGATGTAAAGGTTAAACTTCAACCCTTCAAAAAGCAGAtagctaaaaacaaattaacaacagCCTCTACTGCAATTCCAGATCCTAatgtcaaattacctcagatcAGTATACCCTgcattctctggtaacgagaattagagctgggatgatttctggagcaaatttgtggATGCAATAGACTCCATAACCAACATTCCCAAAACAACCAAGTTCActcatttacaaggattgttacgagatgaagctttgaaagtaatctctaacataagactgaccagtgatggttacgaccTAGTTGTTCAATTTCTTAAGAGCAACTACGATAACAAAGAAAGGACTATTACTATTTTAGTCCAAAAATTGTTGGATCTACCAACTGCTAACAATTCTACAGATTCACTTCAAACTTTCAGACTAGAACCAGATCGAGTCTCTACTCTAGGTCTTAAGCCTTAAAGTTCAAATTCAGactgctgaatggatgaccaaggTAGTTGTAAGGCGTAAATTACCGAGGAAAACTTTAGacaaattgtgtactatgtacaataaaacctcTCTGACCAAAAACAAGATCACAGAAGGTTTACATAccctagtcgaaagacaaagagccaatcaaGATGGGAAGAGTatttcaaacttctctactaatTCTCATCATAAACCCCAACGTACTGCAACTACGGTAGTAAAACCAAATTCCAATAAATCATCATCTAAATGGAAatctggaaatgtaggtacatacacAGTGAACCCTTCAACCCCAGTAGTGAGCACCACTCCTATGACTTCTCCTACAGTGAAGAagtgtttgttctgcaataatgAACATCTTACTTATAAGTGTAGTACATATCCAGACCATAATTCCCGAATTCATTGTTTGCAAGAATTACACCAATGCACAAAGTGGATGGGTCCTCATGACCCCAATAGCTGTACTGTCTCCTTACGTATGTGCAACAAGGGTAGACACCATtactccttgtgtggtggtgatcaATTAAGATAAACTAATCCTCATAAGAAAACTACAAAATTTACATCTGTACCGTATTGCACGGTGTATCAAGAcataagtgtatttgcaacagagtCAAGTAAAACAACAACGTTACCAACAGCTCAATTATAATTAATCACTTTGGATCTAGGATTTCCACCCATGGTCTTATTGACCACGAGTGGTCAAAAAGTGGACGAACTGTGGACTGATCAACTTTTTGATCAGTTGAAACTGAAGCCGGTTACTCGAGTGAATTTAAATATCTCTGGAATCCTAACGAGCAGTGGACCTCGTAACTACCAGGATGTTTAAGTCTTGGTATGTTTAGGAGGCTTCACCAGCCCAATACTAGCTATATTAGTTGACAAGATCACCTCAGATTTACATAAAAATAATATTACAGGTCTTGCTCAAACAGTCAAATTTCTTAAACGTAGCGGTATTAGGCTAGCGAATCATAAAATAAATACAGACTATCTCAACGATTTAGGTATCcttattggagctgactactactaTAGATTAACTGCCGGATGCACCAGGCAACGAGGTGTAAACTTGTTGCTGTCAGCTGGGGGTAAGCTACTCACAGGACCGGTGTTGCTCCAACAGAAAACTAAATCTAATAGTAACCAACCAAACAATTCAATAGTGATGTGACTAGACATagaacagtcaccactacatGTCAGAGACGAAACCGAGGATGATGAGTTTAATCCCCGTCCACAAATTATGGGATTTGGACATCTTAGGCATCGTCCCTGATCAACCTAGTCCAGATGACACATGGACttatcaacaatatcttgataCTGTTATTTTTTTCAAGATAATCAATATTGGGTGAGACTCCcgtggaagctgaatcacccacaacttccagtaaattatttcatgGCCTTAACCCAATTAAATTCTCAGTTAGCTAGGCTACGCAAGCAACCAGATAAATTACAACTGTATCATGCCTGGATACAGCAACAACTTACTAATAAATTTATAGAAGTTGTTGAAGAAGACAACCATAAATCAGGCCATTACTTGCCACATCATGCTGTCCTGAAAGATTCAGTTACGACACCAATCAGGATTGTATTTAGCTGTAGAACCATATTAAAGGCAGACAGTGTGTCATTAAATGATTGTCTACAAActggacctagcctaacccaaagacTACAAGATGTCTTATTACGATTTCGCTCTGGTACTTTTGcctatacggccgacattagtaAGGCCTTTTTAAGAGTAGGCTTGCAAGAGATGGCTCgtgattttactaaatttctcTGGGTGAAAGATCCACAGGATCCTAATAACAACGTCATTACTTATAGGTTTGCCTCGGTGCTGTTCGGAGCGACATCTTCACCATTCTTACTCCAGGCTACTCTGGATACACATCTTAAAAAGTCTAATAGCCCCTACATGACTGAGATTAGCAACAACTAATATGTTGACAATTTTCAAGGAACCGCAAGATAAAAATAAACTAGTGGAAATTTACCATGAATTTAATCGTGAACTGTTGGGAGCCACTATGCCCTTACAGTCGTGGGCCTCAAATAACAAACaactaaaccagataatcgaggaaGAATTCCCAGATTATAAGGTACTTCACAAACTGAAAGTCTTAGGTATGAAGTGGAATACTTCCACAGACCAATTAAATATCAAGTCGGTGGAAATCAAGCATTCACCCCTAACTATGAGAAAACTTTCCCATGTCAGCaagccatttgaccctttaggcctactcagtCCTATCCTAATTAAGGGCAAACTCcttatgcaggagtgctggcaaaggaATTTGGGGTGGGATGAAACGTTGCCGGAAGATCTCCAAGAAAAAGGGCAGCAGTTAATTCCTGATTACCACAAACTTACTATTTTACAGTTTCCTCGAAATGCCTTAGGACTAAATTTACCCACAAATTTACATGTGTTCTGCGATGCTTTAGGCAAAGTGTATGACTCAGTAGCCTATCTAGTTAATACTCAACAGTTATTTTTGCTTACATCAAAGGCAAGGGTAGCCCCGATTAAAAAGAGGTCACCttcccaaatggaattaactgctTTATTAATGGATGTAAGACTGGCTCATTGCCCGATCAAAACACTCagtaatattcactttggtgaaaTAGTAATGTGGTCAGACAATAAGGCAGTATTGCAGTGGGTAAAAaacgacaacaacaaaactccctatgtcAGCAAACGAGTAAGGGAAATTCGAGAACTGTCTGCTGGTTACAAATTGATACATGTCCCCACCAAGGACAATCCAGCTGACTACTTATCCAGAGGGTTGACTATAAAATAGTTAGTTAAAACCGAGAAGTGGTTTAATGGACCCcaatggcttgttagtggtcagtggctccaacagaagccacaAGATATTGTTACCAATATCACTACCCCTGTTTTGGatccagaaccccccccccccctcgaactTTAGCTATCAATCTTCATCATTATTCCAATTTAGGTAAACTGCTAAGAGTTACCGAAATGGTATTTGATTTCATCAACAAGATAGGGATCAAGTATCGATTTCCTAGTCCCATCGTATATTGGGTCAAGCAAGCTCAACAATGGGAATGAGACTTATGGGAAGGAATATGAACACCTCCCAGATAAGTTGAGTAAGACTTTGGGCATTTGGCTTAACTCAGATAACTATAACATTTAGAGATGCGGCGGTcgtctgcttcatgcagaaatAAATTTAGATACGAAGAATCCTATATTTCTATCACGTCACAATATCATCACTAAACTCATTAACTACATTACTAAAACTACTAAAAACTATATTAAACTACATTAGCATGAGCATAATATATtgcatggtggagtattagatactcTTATCGATCTTAGACAGAGTTTCTGGTTTCCCCAAGGTCGCCAAACTGTCAAATCCTTAATCAAATCTTGTGTAGACTGCAGGAGATATGATACTCGGGTGTGTCCTTTTCCAGGACCGCCGTCCCTACCTAAGGAGCGAGTCGTCCACCTTAGTCCTTTTAAAACCACAGGTGTCGACTACCCAGGAGCACTGATTTTAATCGGTACTcaccttcgtccctttgaaaccacaGGGGTCGACTACACAGGAGCACTAATTTTAACCAGCACTTCGGATAAGATTCCGGTGAAAGCCTATATTTGTCTCTTCACGTGCTACCACATGAGGCGTACATTTAGGAGTCACTTATGACGTGAGTGCAGAAGCCTTTCTCCAAGCTTTTCGCAGATTTGCTGCACGGAGATCTTGCCCAAAATTAATGATTTTAGATAATGGATCTAACTTCGTAGCAGGAGAAACCTGCTTATGAGAAATATAGAACCATCAGAAGTACACTCTGCTCAAACagagacaatgccactggaaattcattCCTCCACGAGCCCCATGGCAAGGTAGTTTTTACGAACGAATGGTGGGAACTGTCAAGAAAGGCCTTACACCGGCAGAAAAATTAATCTCACTCAACCCTTGTCGTTGAAATTGAAGCATGAGTCAACAACAGACCTTTAACCTACGTATCAGAAGACTTTTCTCAAAGAGTACCCCTAAATCCCTCTCATTTGATTCATGGTGGTCTTCTTAGCCATCTAATATATCTAGGAGTCGAGGATCCGACTGACCCTTTATGTGTCAGAGTGAGTGACTTGGTGGAGAGTTATAAACACCTTTCAAGAGTGATCGAGAAATGGAATGAGGTCTGGACACGTGAATATCTTACTGCTTTAAGAGAATATCACTATGGAGCTGCAAGCCCATACAACaaagttcaactcaaaccaggtgatcttgtcctaatagacagtgatggacccaggtcagatGGCCTATTGGCAAAATTGTTGATGTTCATCCTGACCACCATGGTATTTTACGAATTGTTAAGGTTCAGCGTCGAGGCACTACTAACTTAAAAAGCcagagaaattagtacctttagagtTAGCAGAACATGAATGTTCTACAGATGTACCTATAACCCAAGTTTCAGAGAACATTGATTCTGTTCAACAGAACACTAGACCATTTAGGGTCGCTGCTCAGAACTGCAAACAgaaacaatattttgattctGCTTAAGTATAGATAACTCATTATTTAAACTTGAGGTGACCATGCTGATGCAGTGGTGGGTTAATGTCCAGTAACTAGATAGTTACGAGTCATAGTCACCCTGGACAGTGACCTCATTGTATTGTCGAAGTCTCCTTGATCTCAAATGATCTAATTATTCATATTTCATTTTGAAATTATCATTCTGTTTCTTAcagagaattattcaataattttGTATGTTTATTTACGTCCCCATGTTGACATGGGGTCATATCTGCCACAGATTCGGAACATTCGTTAGGTGCGTACTAACCTACTAACCCAAAATATAACTTCAGGATACAGAAACAGGTGTACGTTAGTACTAAGACCTGAACTACGACCCGAGTTTTcttcccccggagttatgttggaaatgaccaacagtttcatacatctcttgtatttttatacaacatttgtattaacgacaagtagttactaaaattactaacttgtagaattAATCATCATCATGATATATAATAGCCATATTgacagattcttcctagtcagagtgacaatgtgaggaacgacaggctgaaacatgaattctttccacatttagttggatttataacagagtccagtttatcatttcctttactaaggataattacttactaataagtttaactaatatctttataggttaggttaggttaggtagcctaaaaagttaggttaggttaggttaggtaggttaggtagtcgaaaaagcattaattcatgaaaacttggcttattaggcaaatcgggccttgcatagtaggctgagaagtgcgttctggctactaggtacgacatatatttatatatatatatatatatatatatatatatatatatatatatatatatatatatatatatatatatatatatatatatatatatatatatatatattttttaaaaagtttgtgagggtacgacctctggtgcaaatTTACTTTATGAAAAAAGTAGAAGAAAAATGGCCAGGGAAAAATTAAATAAGAATAAACTTAAAACAAATGTTCCTTCCTCTTACAATGGTAATAAGGGAATCAACAAAACACAGGAGAATAGAGTGTAAGCCGTAAAAGTGACGCCGGTGGGAAACAACAAATATATGCTACGTTGTATTGACGTGCTATATTAAAGCTTATTTGAGAATCTTTTTTGTACATGCCAGGGCTCATATTAAGGATGCTTTTTACATTGTTTGATCAGAGCTGACTCAATCATATTTCGTTCAATGAttcccttacttttaacaatacatttagcCCTTCTGAAGCCGATAGTATGGTgatataaactggaatgtaaatacattaCATTATAGTGCTAGACTTTGTGAATTGCTTAAGAGTGTTACTTTAAACGTGAGGAAAGATATTTACCAGAGTGGCCGATGTAAACAAATGCACACTCACTCTAAGCGATGGAGTTCACAACCTGCTACGGACGGGGCCAAGGTCTTAAATAAAATGGACTTGGGTCTTAAATAAAATGGACTTGTAATTAAGAATGGACTCAAAATGGACTTCATTATTATTTTTGAACGCTgggttaatatttatttttttccgGCCTGGGCCTAGTTTTGCCAGTCATTCAGAATACGGTAATACCAACGAGTTTTTAagttctggtttagacttggGAGCATGTTTGTATAATACGAGACATCCACGaaacattttgggtattttatcgtcttccaaattttcaatattttcattatttcTTTATCAACAAATTCTGGGCTGCAAACTTTCAGGGATCTGAGAAATAATTCAGAAAATACTGCCCACTTAACCTGATTGTGATGATTAGAGTCATAATAAACTATTATTACTCTAACaatagttagtaataattaaaaATTTAAAGTATTTCATTATTACACTAATCATCATAATCAGGTTAAGTGGGCAGTATTTTCTGGATTGTTTCTCAGAGCCCTGAGAGTTTGCAGCCCGGAAGATGGGGCTAGAGGAATTATAGCCCCATCTAtgaacagacagacaggcagacattctTAAAGAATTGAAATATAGCTGAAATAATGCTAAAGATACGAAATAAATAGCAAAAAGATATTTGGAATGGAATTTGAGATTATTGAAATACAGTTCGAATAGCGGGGAGAGAACTCTTGTCCCCCTGGATTATGTAATTATATATTGAGAGCATTATCAGCGGCATCTCTGGTGATTGGCGTGCGTTGTCCCGCTGGTATGATGGTTATACCTAGGCTAATGAATTATTCACGCTGGTTGATGACCTATTCACACTCACTGATGTCTTATTCACGTTGCGTTATGACTTATTCACACAGCTGTTGCATTAATCACGATGACTGATGATTTATTCGTTGTGAAAAGCCCTAACCCTTCTGATGATTTATTAATACTACCTGACGACTTGTTCACGCAGGGCGATGACTTATTCACGCTCACTGATTTATTCACTCTGGTGATTTAAATTTAAACAACCCGTAACTATTTATACGGAATCTACGCACAAACTTTTTAATAGATAAATCGCTAAATTaaacctcatatatatatatatatatatatatatatatatatatatatatatatatatatatatatatatatatatatatatatatatatatattattaaatatgaccgaaaaagtaagattaataattctaacacgaattttctcaatctttcgtacatttcttttcactgttggaggtaaatcaaaaatcaattctcaaaaattcatttttatttctagtctgacgtgacacgagcgcgtttcgtaacacttattacattttcaaagactttagtttacaaatacacaactgaatagaacttacgcatctccgtttttatatctacatttgagagaggtggatggggtgaggtggcattaatagggtattaatttcatcaacacaagacagaacaagaggtggtattaatagggtattaatttcatcaacacaagacagaacacgaaacaatgggtattgaatagaagtgattgtagaaagcatattggtccatatttcttgatgcttctatattggagcggagtcttgaggtgggtagaatatagttgtgcattaattggctgttgattgctggtgttgacttcttgatgtgtagtgcctcgcaaacgtcaagccgcctgctatcgctgtatctatcgatgatttctgtgttgtattaatatttatattaaagcgcacgacccagcagcaaggaatcaagccttcactataaaatatcgccaggatctgattcgggatcagatatacaaggcagagaatgaaatcaaagacaacgaaACGTAACTACTTCatactacaaacgaatggagaaatagcaacatcgacgaaagtctccgtacccgcattgaacaacacctcgacatcctcacagaccgacatcacctcagcactgaaacaaggattatcaagaaactgacaatgttatatggaggacctatggcaattccacgaccaagagatggcttcctgacccttgcaggaattaacctcactgaggaccaagtcactctcctaaatctgggtataaactgtcacgttatgtccagaccgagtgagatggcccggaaagtggagttggaaattctgttggacgacatattcgacctcgagacacaaaagaaggtcactaccaaagataccttacaagcagaacttattgcggaaggaggaaagaatcgaggcaactacagaagcaccatactgtcccccgagctcaaagtggcagctaaaagccttcgtgagaacaaggagatagttgtcaggagaggtgacaagtcgccaatatacgtcattcttaaaaaatacgaatatctggcgaaaatgaacctcatactctctgaccaaactaaattccaaagggtaacgaaggacactacagccgaattgtaagcaaaggtcaacaaactgatcgaaactgtgaacgccaagaaatccggactccacctgccaaagatcattggggaatataaacctggatatgcatatggaaatgtcaagacacacaagcctggaaacccacttcggccaatcatcagccagatacccacactcacgtacagactggcgaagcgactcaacggcctgctgactccttatgtcccttgcgccttcagcctgaagtctccaaaggaatttgttgacttactgcggggcacacgggccacagggataagagcctcgttggacgtagaatcgctgtttaccaacgtacctatggatgagacaatcgggatgatagccgacagagtgtatcgtgatccggcctgtactcctcttgacataccagaaaatattctaaggaaactactccaagcttgtactaaagaggcacccttcttgagcccggatgggcacatgtataagcaagtagatggggtcgccatgggttctcccctaggtgtcctgtttgcaaacttctacatgggtaccatcgagcaaaaagtcttagtcaacatgaacttgaaaccggccatatactgcaggtatgttgacgacatttttacacaggtacctgatgtcagacatctgcaggagctgaaggaggcatttgagcagagttccatgctgcgtttcacttacgagatggaaaaggatgggaagctgccctttctagatgtaacagtcatggaaaagagcggaggtttccacactgcagtctacactaaggaaacgaacataggaatgtgcctaaatgccaacagcgactgcccagacaggtacaagaggagtgttgttaacgcttatgtcgaccgtgctctcagccacagctcagaatggaagcaagtcgactaagaactctgaagggtaaggcaggtcctagtcaacaacggcttctccaatggtttcgtcgaagacatcataagaaggaaagtgaaacgccatgcaacctctgaagagacaactaacacaacacctataccccctattagactattttacaggaacttctttttca contains:
- the LOC138350800 gene encoding uncharacterized protein — protein: MLTIFKEPQDKNKLVEIYHEFNRELLGATMPLQSWASNNKQLNQIIEEEFPDYKVLHKLKVLGMKWNTSTDQLNIKSVEIKHSPLTMRKLSHVSKPFDPLGLLSPILIKGKLLMQECWQRNLGWDETLPEDLQEKGQQLIPDYHKLTILQFPRNALGLNLPTNLHVFCDALGKVYDSVAYLVNTQQLFLLTSKARVAPIKKRSPSQMELTALLMDVRLAHCPIKTLSNIHFGEIVMWSDNKAVLQWVKNDNNKTPYVSKRVREIRELSAGYKLIHVPTKDNPADYLSRGLTIK